CGAGATCAACTGGGCCGCCATGGACGCCGCCTCGCGCGGATCGCGTCTGCTGCTGCTGTGCCACCCGCACAACCCGACGGGCCGCGTGTGGACCGCGCAGGAACTCGGGAAACTGCGCGATCTGGTGCTGGCGCGCGACCTGTTCGTCATGAGCGACGAACTGCACGCCGACCTGCGCTACGGCGACGCCTTCGAGAGTTTCGCCGCCGACCCGCGCGTGCAGAGCCGCACCGTCACCCTGACCGGCCCTTGCAAGGCCTTCAACACTGCCGGGCTGGGCATCGGCGTGATGGCCAGCCACAACGCCGCGCTGCTGTCCCGCGTCCGCCGCGCCGCCGGGGGCCTGATGGGCCACGAGAGCGCCCTGAGCATCACCATGTGGCAGGCCGCGCTGCGGGACGGCGGCCCCTGGCTGGCCGACACCGTGGAGTACCTGCGCGGCAACCGCGACTTCCTGGCCGACTACCTGCGCCAGCACCTGCCCTGGGTGCGGTTCCACGTTCCGCAGGCCACCTACCTCGCGTGGCTGGACCTGCGCGCCCACCCGCGCGCCGCCGACATCCAGACATTCCTGCTGGACGAGGCCAGGGTCGCCGTGCATGACGGCCCCGTCTTCGCGCACGAGGGCCACAAACCTCAGTACCAGGGCTTCATCCGCCTGAACTTCGCCACCAGCCGCGAGCTGCTGACCGAGGCCCTGGACCGCATGACCGCTGCCCTGAACCGCGAGATGTAAGTGGTCAGCAGGGAGTGGGTCGTGGTCATTCCACTTCCCACTCCCTGTTTACTGGGTGGTGAGGTTCACTGCGCGGTCAGGGCGCGCAGGTTCTCGATCAGGGGGCGCAGGCGCGCGGCGCGGACTTTCAGGGCGGCGCGGTTCACGATCAGGCGCGCGGTCGAGTGGAACAGCACCTCGACTTCCTCGAGGTTGTTGGCTTTCAGGGTGCCGCCGGTCTGCACGAGGTCCACGACCGCGTCGGCCAGTCCGGTCAGGCAGGCCAGTTCGATGTTCCCGCTGAGTTTCACGGTCTCGGCCGTGATGCCCCGCGAGTGCAGGTACGCGCGGGCCGCGCGGGGGTACTTGGTGCCCACGCGGGTGATCTCGCCGGTCGCGCCGACCTCGCGGATCAGGGACAGGCGGCACCCGGCAAACTTCAGGTCCACCGGTTCGTACACGGTGCGGCCCGACTCGATCAGCACGTCCTTGCCGACGATCCCGGCGTCGGCCACGCCCAGGTCCACGTAGATCGGCACGTCCTGGTTGCGCAGTTCCAGGATGGTCACGCCGGGGAACTCGTGCCGCAGCGCGCGGGATTTTTCCGGCATGGTCAGCGGCAGGCCCGCCTGCGAGAGCAGCGCGATGGCGTCCTCCAGGATGCGGCCCTTGGGCAGCGCCAGGGTCAGGTGGTCGGCGCTGCGGGTGGGGGCGGGGGTCACAGCGTCACCTCCGCGCTGTTCAGGTCGGTGAAAGCCAGCTCCGTGAAGGTCAGGCCCGAGGGGGAATCGCTGACCCAGCGGCGGATGCCGCGCGCCGCGCTGAAGGCCCGCAGTTCGGCCGTGTCGTCCGTCCAGGCGAGTTCCGCGTGCAGGCCCTGCGCCCGCGCCGCCCGCGCCGACGCGAGGTCCAGCGCCAGCACCACCTCCGGCTCGGGCGGCAGGACCGGCGCGAGCGCCTGCATCAGCCGTTCCAGCCCCACCGCGAAGCCCGCGCCGGGCAGCCCGCCCGGCAGGTCGTAGCGGCCGCCGCCCAGCACCGGCTGGTTCAGGCCCGCCGAGTACGCCCGGAACGTCAGGCCCGTGTAGTACCCGTAGCGGCGGCTGACGCCCAGGTCGAACAGCAGCGGCCCGCCGTACAGCGCCGCCACCCGGCGCAGGTGGGCCACGGCCTCCTGCGCCCGCAGGCCCGGCGCGAGGGCCTGCGCGGCGTCCAGCACCTCGGGGCCGCCGTACAGGTCGGTCAGGGCGTGCAGCGTGCCGCGCACCGCGCCGCTCAGGCCGTGCTGCGCGGCCAGCAGGTCCACGTCCGCGCCGCTCTTACGGTCGATGGCGTCGTGCACGGCCGCGCGCGCCTCGCCGTTCAGGCCGGCGTCCTCCAGCACGGCGTCCACGAAGCCCGGATACCCGACTTCCAGTTGCGCCTGCACGCCCGCCGTCTCCAGCGCCGCCGCCGCGAGGTGCAGCAGCTCCGCGTCGGACTGCGCGGTCTGCACGCCGATCAGCTCCACGCCCATCTGGTTGAATTCACGCAGGCGGCCCAGTTCGCTGTTCAGGGCGCGCAGCCACAGCCGCCCCCCGTACTGGAGGCGCAGCGGGAACGGCCCCTGCGGGAAGCGCGAGCGGACCAGCCGGCCCACGGCGGTCGTGAACTCGCTGCGCAGCGACAGCACCTGCCCGCCCGAATCGATCAGTTTGAACGCCAGGGCGTCCTGCGGATGGTCCGCGCTGGCGAACTCCAGCGCCGGGACCTCCACCCCCCGGTACCCCCACGCGCTGAAACACGCACTCAGGCGGGCGCGCAGGGCCTCGCGCTGCGACCACTCGGGCGGCAGCACGTCGCGCGTGCCTTCCGGAATGAACCCGGCACGGGCGGACGGACGGTTGGACGGACGGGCAGCGGACGAACTCACGCCCGGCATTCTAGACGCACGGGCCGCGCGCACCGTCAGCCCGGCTCACGGTTGCGCGCAGCCGGAGGCGGCCACGCCCGGACACCTGCCCTATACTCGGGCCATGTCGCGCCGCCCGTCCCACCGTGCCCTGGCCGCCGCTGTCCTGGCGGTGGCGCTGGGCAGCTGCGCCCGCACCAACGACACGTTCACGCCGCACATCAGCGTCACCAGCGAGAGCAGCGCCAGCCGCGAGAAGAGCTTCCTGATCCAGGGCTACGTCCTGGACGATACCGGCGTCACCGAGGTCGCCGTGGACGGCAAACCCATTCCCACCGAGCCCGGCAGTGACAAGCTGGCGCGCTTCAAGTTCCAGACGCTGCTGAACACGCCCACCGGCCGGTACACCATCACCGCCCGTGACGCCGCCGGGAACGAGGGCAAGCTGGTCCTGCCGGTCAGCGTGGACCCGGTGCGTCCGGTCATCCGGATCACGCGTTTCGAGCGCAGCGGGAACACCGTGCGGGTCGCCGGGACCGCCAGCGACAACGTCCGCGTGGCGCAGATCCTGGTAGACGGCAACCGACTGAACATCACGCCCGGCCCCAGCGTGGACTTCTACGCCGAGACGACCGGCATCTGGGCCGACATCGAGGTCACCGACAGCGCCGGGAACCGCACCACCCTCCGCGCCCGCTGAGGGCCGGGGCGAAGGACCGTCGCGCCCGGCACGGTTGCGGCGTGCCCGCGCCGCTAGCCTGCGCGGATGCCCGCCCGCCGCCCACCCGCGCCGCCCGCAGCGCCTCCCACCGTGCCGGCCACCTTCGCGCGGGTCAGCGACCGACTGGAAACCCGGTACCTGCCCGGCGGCCCCGCCCCCCTCGCGGGCCGCCCGGAGACGCTGCTGGCCAGCCTGATCCGCACCATCCTGGGCCAGCAGAACACCCGCGCCGCCGCCGACCGGCAGTACGCGGCGCTGCGGGAAACGTACCCCCGCTGGGAGGCCGCGTTGCTCGACGGCTCCGACGGGATCGAGGGCACCCTGAAGGCGGCGGGCGGCGGCCTGCACCGCAGCAAGGCCCGCCACCTCCACGCGCTGCTGGAGGCGCTGGACGACACCGGAACACTGAGCCTGGAGGGCCTGCGCGACCTGCCGGACCCCGCCGCCCGCGCCCGCCTGGAAGCGCTGCCCGGCGTGGGCCGCCACACCGCCAGCCTGCTGCTGCTGTTCGACCTGCGCCGCGCCGCCATGCCGGTCGAGGGGAACCTGGACCGCCTGGCCCGCCGCCTGGAATGGGTGCCCGGCAGCTGGACCCCGGCCCGCGTGGAACGCTGGTTCGACGCCCTCACGCCCCGCACCTGGGAGGCCCGCGCGGCCCTGCACGTCGCGGGCGTCCGGCACGGGCGGGAGGTCTGCACGGCCCGCCACCCGCGCTGCGACACCTGCGTCCTGTCGGACCTGTGTCCGTCGGCGGCGCTGCTCGGCCCGGCCTGACCGGACGTCGTCACGGGCCGCTATGCTCGGGAGCATGACCGCTGCCCACGATCTCTCCCATGAACTCTCGGTCGCCTCCGGGGTGGCCCGCGAGGCCGGGGCGCTGCTGCAGGCGCACCTGCGCGCCGGATTCACGGTGGAACACAAGACCAGCGCCGACGATCCCGTCACGGTCGCCGACCGCGAGGCCTCCACGCTGATCATGACCGCCCTGGCCGCTGCCTTCCCCGACGACGGCCTGCTCAGCGAGGAGGAAACCGACGACCGCGCCCGCCTGAACCACGACCGCGTGTGGATCGTGGACCCCATCGACGGCACCCGCGAGTACTCCACGGGCCTGCCGGACTACTGCGTCAGCATCGGCCTCGCCGTGGGCGGACAGCCCGTGCTGGGCGTCGTGTACGCCCCGGAAACCGACGAACTGTTCACGGGCGTGGTGGGCCAGGGCGCATTCCTGAACGGCCAGCCCGTCCGGGCCCCGCACGCCGGCCCGGACTGGCGCATCGCCGTGTCCGACACCGAGCACCGCCGCGAACTGCACGCCACCCCCCTGAGCGGCATGAAACCCAGCGGCAGCATCGCCCTGAAACTCGCGCGGATCGCCGCCGCGCAGGCCGACGCGACCTTCACCATGTCCCCCGCAGCGAGTGGGACATCGCCGCCGGGCACGCCCTGCTGCGCGCCGCCGGGGGCGACCTGACCCGCCGCGACGGACGCGCCATCACCTACAACCAGCCGCGCCCGCACGTGGAACAGGGCCTGATCGGCGGGCAACCCCGCGCGGCCGCGTGGCTGGGCGATCAGCTGCGCGCCCTGCACCTGCCCACCGCGCACCTGGGCGTGCAGGCCCACGAGCCCGCCTGGTCGGTCCTGAAGCCCGCCGACCGCGCGGCCCTTCAGGGACACCCCGGCGTGAACGTCCGTCACGCCGACGGGCAGTTGCTGGCCCTGCTGATCGTGCATCCCGACACCCGGCAGGTGCAGCGCGCCGAGGGTGACGCCTTCCACCTCGACCGCCTCACGCGGGACGTGACGCGCGCCCTGGGCACCGTCGCCCCGGTTGCCGCGCAGCCCTGAACGCATGATCGACCTTCCACCCTCCGTCACCCTCAAGGCCCTGCTGGACCTCACGCCCGCCGAGTGGCGCACCCTGCACTCCTTCTTCCGCAGCCGCGAACTGGCCGACTGGAACGACGCCAAACCCATCCGCATGCCCGAATGGCTGTTCCGGCGCGTCATGCAGGACGAGGAACGCACCGGCGAACGCCACGGCTTCGGCGTCATGGACGAACAGGGCCGCCTGATCGGCAGCGCCGAACTGTACGACCTGCGCCCCCCACCCCCCCTGACCGCCACCGTCGCCACGCTCGGCGTGATGATCGGCCTGCCCGAACTGTGGGGACGCGGCTACGGCCGTCAGGCCGTGCAGGCGCTGCTGCGCTGGGCCTTTCAGGAACGGGACTTCCCGCTGTCCCGCATCCGCCTGACCACCTTCGGCCACAATCGCCGCGCGCAGCGGGCCTTCCTCGCCTGCGGTTTCCGCGAGGTAGGCCGCAGCGAACGGCAGGGCCGCACCGACGTGCACATGGAACTCACCCGCAGCGAATGGCTGGCCCTTCAGACAGACGCCCTTCAGGAGTCCCCGGACCCCTCCGCTCCCGAAGGGGAATAATGCGGGCATGCGTGTCCTGCTGCCAGACCTGCCCGACTTCCGCGCCCTGAGCCAGCCCGACGAGGGAGGCGTGCCCGGCGTCACCCTCGACCACTACGACCGCGCGCACGTCCCGGACGGCCCGGCCGACGGCGTGGTCCTGTGGATGACCGGCGCCCAGACCCGCGAACGCCTGTTGCAGGTGCCGGGCCTGAAGTGGGTGCTGACCCTGACCGCCGGCATCGACCACGTGCAGGGCCAGCTGCCAGACGGCGTGGCCCTGTTCAACGCCAGCCGCCTGCACGACCGCGCCGTCGCCGTGCACGCCCTGAGCGGCCTGCTCGCCGCCGCGCGCGGCCTGCACACCTTCCGGGACGCGCAGGGCCGCTCGCAGTGGGCCAGCCCGGCCCTGCCCACCGACTCGCGCCTGGGCACCCTGGACGGCCTGAACATCGTCCTGTGGGGCTACGGGCACATCGGCCGGAACCTCGAAGAACTCCTCGCGCCGCACGGCGCGCACGTGCGCGGCATCCGCAGCACCACCCCCACCGACGAACGCGACGAACTGCTGCGCGCCGCCGACTGGGTGATCCTGCTGCTCCCCAGCACCCCCGACACGCGCGGCATCGTGAACGCCGACACGCTGGCCCTCCTGAAACCCGGCGCGTGGCTCATGAACGTCGGGCGCGGCAACCTGATCGTCACGGACGACCTCGTGCAGGCCCTTCAGGACCACCGGCTGGGCGGCGCGTTCCTCGACGTGACCGACCCCGAACCCCTGCCCGCCACGCACCCGCTGTGGCAGCTGCCGAACGTGATCATCACCCCGCACGTCGCCAGCACCACCACCGACCTCGTCCGGCGCGGCGCACACCTGACCCGCGACTTCCTGATCGACCTGCAACAGGGCCACGAACCCGACGGCCGCGTCACCGCCGGACGCACCTACTGACATGAACCGCGACCGGACGCTCGTGGCCGCGCAGTTCGCCCTGCTGACCGTCATCCTGGCCGGGGAGCGGCGGGGGAGAGGTCGGCCCCGATCCGTCCGGGCGGCAGGCGCGGCGCTGGGCGCAGGTGGCCTGTGCCTGCTCGTCTGGAGCGGGCGCACGCTGGGCCGCAACCTCACGCCGCTGCCCACCCCGGTCGCGGGCGGCAGTCTCGTGCAGCGCGGCCCGTACCGGCATGTGCGGCACCCGATCTACACGGCGTTGCTGCTGCTGGCAGGCGGCTGGACAGTCGCGCGCGGTGGGCGGGTCAGCGTTGTGGGCGCCCTCCTGCTCGCAGGCCTGCTGCGGCACAAGGCCGGGATCGAGGACGCCGCGCTGGCCGAACTTCACCCCGACCACGCCGCGTACCGGGCGCGCACCGGGGCGTTCCTGCCGCGCCTGCCCCCGCGCTGAACGAAGCCTCAAGGTCCCGCCGGCCTCCCGGCGGCTATCTTCACGCATGCACCTGCCCCCGCACGCCATCCGGCCCGACTACGCGGGTGGCAGCATCCTGAACCTCGCGGCGACGCTCGGCGCGCACCTCGGCCTCCCCACCCCGCACGCGCCGTACCGCCACCCGCTGCCGCTGGCCGGCGCGCGGCACGTCGTCCTGATCGTCGTGGACGCCCTGGGCGCAGGCCAGCTCCGGGACGCCATCACGCGCGGGGACGCGCCCACCCTGGCGTCCCTGACCCCAGCACCGGGCACGGTCACCAGCGTGTTCCCCAGCACCACCATGGCCGCCCTGACCACCCTGCACACCGCCCGCGCGCCCGCCGAGCACGGCTACCTGGGCCTGACCGTGTGGCTGGACGAGGCGCAGGCCGTCGTGAACCTCATCCGCCTGTACGACGTGTACACCCACACCCCCCTGGCGGACGCGGGGTTCCTGGCCGCCGTGCCGTCCCTGTACCGCCAGTTGCGTGATCGGGGTGTGGCCGCGCACGTCGTCATGCCCGCCGCGTACCAGAACAGCTTTCTGACCCGCTGGGCCTGCGACGGCGCCGAATACCACCCCTACGCGCAGCCCGAGGAAACGCCCACCCTGACCGCCGCGACCCTCCAGCCGGGGCAGCCGTCGTACACGCTGGTGTACTTCCCGGAGTACGACCTGATCTGCCATGGCTCCGGCCCCGACAGTCCGGAGGCGCACGCCGAACTGCGCCGCATCGTCGCGGACCTCCTCGCCGCGCTGTCCAGGACCGGCGACACGCTGGTCGTCCTGACTGCCGATCATGGCCAGAGCCCCCAACCCCCGGACGGCTACGTGGACGTCATCACCAAGAAAGTCATGAAAACCGCCCTGCGCGGCCCCGTCGCCGGAGAGGAACGCGCCGCGTACCTGCGCCCCCAGCCCGG
The DNA window shown above is from Deinococcus sp. LM3 and carries:
- a CDS encoding MalY/PatB family protein, whose amino-acid sequence is MTDAGPKPADPRATLDPAVLNPATLDPAALRHPDSLKWTVYDPDVIPMWVADMDFAVAPPIMDALRARLERGLGYPQLMGDPVLKEQVSQSLARHGLSGLGSEHLTFLPGVVPGIYAAVHALTSPGEPVVTMTPVYHPFHLAITDQDRRVAGVPLRDADSGFEINWAAMDAASRGSRLLLLCHPHNPTGRVWTAQELGKLRDLVLARDLFVMSDELHADLRYGDAFESFAADPRVQSRTVTLTGPCKAFNTAGLGIGVMASHNAALLSRVRRAAGGLMGHESALSITMWQAALRDGGPWLADTVEYLRGNRDFLADYLRQHLPWVRFHVPQATYLAWLDLRAHPRAADIQTFLLDEARVAVHDGPVFAHEGHKPQYQGFIRLNFATSRELLTEALDRMTAALNREM
- the hisG gene encoding ATP phosphoribosyltransferase: MTPAPTRSADHLTLALPKGRILEDAIALLSQAGLPLTMPEKSRALRHEFPGVTILELRNQDVPIYVDLGVADAGIVGKDVLIESGRTVYEPVDLKFAGCRLSLIREVGATGEITRVGTKYPRAARAYLHSRGITAETVKLSGNIELACLTGLADAVVDLVQTGGTLKANNLEEVEVLFHSTARLIVNRAALKVRAARLRPLIENLRALTAQ
- a CDS encoding ATP phosphoribosyltransferase regulatory subunit — its product is MPGVSSSAARPSNRPSARAGFIPEGTRDVLPPEWSQREALRARLSACFSAWGYRGVEVPALEFASADHPQDALAFKLIDSGGQVLSLRSEFTTAVGRLVRSRFPQGPFPLRLQYGGRLWLRALNSELGRLREFNQMGVELIGVQTAQSDAELLHLAAAALETAGVQAQLEVGYPGFVDAVLEDAGLNGEARAAVHDAIDRKSGADVDLLAAQHGLSGAVRGTLHALTDLYGGPEVLDAAQALAPGLRAQEAVAHLRRVAALYGGPLLFDLGVSRRYGYYTGLTFRAYSAGLNQPVLGGGRYDLPGGLPGAGFAVGLERLMQALAPVLPPEPEVVLALDLASARAARAQGLHAELAWTDDTAELRAFSAARGIRRWVSDSPSGLTFTELAFTDLNSAEVTL
- a CDS encoding Fe-S cluster assembly protein HesB, whose product is MPARRPPAPPAAPPTVPATFARVSDRLETRYLPGGPAPLAGRPETLLASLIRTILGQQNTRAAADRQYAALRETYPRWEAALLDGSDGIEGTLKAAGGGLHRSKARHLHALLEALDDTGTLSLEGLRDLPDPAARARLEALPGVGRHTASLLLLFDLRRAAMPVEGNLDRLARRLEWVPGSWTPARVERWFDALTPRTWEARAALHVAGVRHGREVCTARHPRCDTCVLSDLCPSAALLGPA
- a CDS encoding 3'(2'),5'-bisphosphate nucleotidase CysQ; translated protein: MTAAHDLSHELSVASGVAREAGALLQAHLRAGFTVEHKTSADDPVTVADREASTLIMTALAAAFPDDGLLSEEETDDRARLNHDRVWIVDPIDGTREYSTGLPDYCVSIGLAVGGQPVLGVVYAPETDELFTGVVGQGAFLNGQPVRAPHAGPDWRIAVSDTEHRRELHATPLSGMKPSGSIALKLARIAAAQADATFTMSPAASGTSPPGTPCCAPPGAT
- a CDS encoding GNAT family protein, which codes for MIDLPPSVTLKALLDLTPAEWRTLHSFFRSRELADWNDAKPIRMPEWLFRRVMQDEERTGERHGFGVMDEQGRLIGSAELYDLRPPPPLTATVATLGVMIGLPELWGRGYGRQAVQALLRWAFQERDFPLSRIRLTTFGHNRRAQRAFLACGFREVGRSERQGRTDVHMELTRSEWLALQTDALQESPDPSAPEGE
- a CDS encoding NAD(P)-dependent oxidoreductase, yielding MRVLLPDLPDFRALSQPDEGGVPGVTLDHYDRAHVPDGPADGVVLWMTGAQTRERLLQVPGLKWVLTLTAGIDHVQGQLPDGVALFNASRLHDRAVAVHALSGLLAAARGLHTFRDAQGRSQWASPALPTDSRLGTLDGLNIVLWGYGHIGRNLEELLAPHGAHVRGIRSTTPTDERDELLRAADWVILLLPSTPDTRGIVNADTLALLKPGAWLMNVGRGNLIVTDDLVQALQDHRLGGAFLDVTDPEPLPATHPLWQLPNVIITPHVASTTTDLVRRGAHLTRDFLIDLQQGHEPDGRVTAGRTY
- a CDS encoding methyltransferase — translated: MNRDRTLVAAQFALLTVILAGERRGRGRPRSVRAAGAALGAGGLCLLVWSGRTLGRNLTPLPTPVAGGSLVQRGPYRHVRHPIYTALLLLAGGWTVARGGRVSVVGALLLAGLLRHKAGIEDAALAELHPDHAAYRARTGAFLPRLPPR
- a CDS encoding alkaline phosphatase family protein, whose protein sequence is MHLPPHAIRPDYAGGSILNLAATLGAHLGLPTPHAPYRHPLPLAGARHVVLIVVDALGAGQLRDAITRGDAPTLASLTPAPGTVTSVFPSTTMAALTTLHTARAPAEHGYLGLTVWLDEAQAVVNLIRLYDVYTHTPLADAGFLAAVPSLYRQLRDRGVAAHVVMPAAYQNSFLTRWACDGAEYHPYAQPEETPTLTAATLQPGQPSYTLVYFPEYDLICHGSGPDSPEAHAELRRIVADLLAALSRTGDTLVVLTADHGQSPQPPDGYVDVITKKVMKTALRGPVAGEERAAYLRPQPGHHAGIAALLAPHATLLTADDAWTGGLFGPPAHADPRLRPRVGDLIAVPHPGHAIRRPTSPAPMLGLHGAWTAEEMLVPVLSVRV